The genomic window GCGTCGCACAGCTGCGGGAACTCATGAGCCGCTTGCGAGACCGGGCAGTTGTGCTGGCACACCTGCATGGCGGTCGCCGGGCCGTCCTCGACAGAGGCAGCGTAACCGTCGCGGGTCAGCAGTTCCGCCAGCCGGCGTGCGCGCTGCAGCGGATCGGCGATGGCGTCCAGGTGCGGCCGGTAGCGGGCCTCGAGTTCGGCGGCGCGGCGCTGCGCGAACTCGTCGAGCGCGCCCGGATCGACCTGCCGCATGAACCGCATCGCGCTGACGGCCAGGTCGTCGTAGGCCTGCTCGAAGCGACGCCGACCGGACTCGGTCAATGAGTAGATGCGAGCTGGGCGACCACGCCGTCGGCCCGGCCGCGGGCCGAACGCCGGCCGGTCCCCACCCACCACGTCGCCGGAGTCCGCCAGGGCGTCCAAGTGCTTTCGCACGGCTGCTGCTGAGATGCCCAGTCGCGTCGACAACCCCGCTGCAGACGCCGGACCGTCGACGAGCAGACTGCGCGCCACACGTTCCCGACCTGATTTCACAACTCCATTGTTGCGTAAATCATCTGCGCCGCAAGAGCCGGGTCGCGGATCACGCCCAGCGCGAACGGAGGCCCGAAGCCGACTGTCCGGATTTGGATTGGGACTTTCCGACACGCCGGGGAAGTCGGCGTTCGTGCGGCGTGTCGCGTCCGCGGGCGTTGAACACCAATTGGATCCAGGCAAGCCCCTGCGGTTGCGAGGTCCCCGGCACTCCCCCAACGTTGAATCATGGCCCGCTACCGGACGACCGTGGATTCCACCGCGCCCGCCGCCGACGTGTTCGACTACCTCGCCGACTTCGCGTCGGTGGCACTCTGGGATCCCGGCGTGCGCAGCGCCGAACTCATCAGCGGCACACCCGGAACCACCGGAGCCTGGTACCGCGTCGTGGCCGGGTTCCTCGGCCGCGCCATACCCCTGGACTACGAGATCCTCGCCGCGGAGCCGCCCACGGGGCAGTACGCAGGCCGGGTGGAGCTCGAAGCGCACACTGCGGACTTCCGCTCCCACGACGTCATCAGCGTCCAGCCCACCGGCACCGGCTGCCGCGTGACCTACGACGCGGACCTGGCACTCAAAGGACTTCGCCGTCCCTTCGATCCCGTGTTGCGCATCGCGTTCACGGTCATCGGCGAGCGCGCCCGGCGTGGGTTGGCCGCAGCAGTGCTGCTGCAGCGCGCGGCATGAAGGCCGAACACCTGGTCGATGCCGCCCTCGAGTTCAGTGTGGTGGGCAGTTTCAGCCGCATCGGGTACGCGGTCCGGTCGCGGCTCGCCGGGTGGGACACCCCCACCGGACTGGCCGGGAGGCGCGTACTTCTGACCGGT from Micrococcales bacterium includes these protein-coding regions:
- a CDS encoding transcriptional regulator, encoding MKSGRERVARSLLVDGPASAAGLSTRLGISAAAVRKHLDALADSGDVVGGDRPAFGPRPGRRRGRPARIYSLTESGRRRFEQAYDDLAVSAMRFMRQVDPGALDEFAQRRAAELEARYRPHLDAIADPLQRARRLAELLTRDGYAASVEDGPATAMQVCQHNCPVSQAAHEFPQLCDAEAAAFGRLLDTNVTRLATIAHGDGVCTCLVSPAASHVRTERISS
- a CDS encoding SRPBCC family protein yields the protein MARYRTTVDSTAPAADVFDYLADFASVALWDPGVRSAELISGTPGTTGAWYRVVAGFLGRAIPLDYEILAAEPPTGQYAGRVELEAHTADFRSHDVISVQPTGTGCRVTYDADLALKGLRRPFDPVLRIAFTVIGERARRGLAAAVLLQRAA